From one Gossypium hirsutum isolate 1008001.06 chromosome D08, Gossypium_hirsutum_v2.1, whole genome shotgun sequence genomic stretch:
- the LOC107910925 gene encoding uncharacterized protein, which yields MAVSPSSIATDHKKHWWVTNRKLVDKYVKDARFLIATRERNDVTSALVLLDAALALSPRSELALELKARSLLYLRRFRDVADMLQDYIPSLKMSSDDSSGSVSSDISSQQLSREQVKLLHSDNSSSGSPVHDPSFKCFSISDLKKKVMAGLCKNYDKEGQWRYLVLGQACCHLGLMEDAMVLLQTGKRLASAAFRRESICWSDDNFTLPVIITTSDISSAATPPRNVSSLSQSENISHLLSHIKLLIRRKSAAIAASDAGLYSESIRHFSKIVDGRRPASQGFLAECYMHRASAYKASGRIAESISDCNKTLALDPTSIQALETRAELLETIRCLPDCLHDLEHLKLLYNSIMRDRKLPGPPWKRHNVRYREIPGKLCALTAKIQRLKQRVASGETGNVDYYALIGLKRGCSRSELERAHLLLCLRHKPDKATGFIDRCELADERDLDSVKDRAKMSALLLYRLLQKGYSSVMSAIMDEEAAEKQRKKAAAATAALQAAIQVQQTQCCNSKLEPETGFNDRVNSGENKAATNAFQGVFCRDLAAVGSLLSQVGFNRPIPVKYEALSC from the exons ATGGCTGTTTCTCCATCTTCCATTGCAACTGATCACAAGAAACACTGGTGGGTTACCAATAGAAAg CTTGTAGATAAGTACGTCAAAGATGCGAGGTTCCTCATCGCAACGCGGGAACGAAACGACGTCACTTCCGCCCTCGTTCTTCTCGACGCGGCCTTGGCCCTCTCGCCTCGTTCCGAGTTGGCTCTGGAACTCAAAGCGAGATCTTTGCTCTACCTCAGGCGATTCAGGGACGTCGCCGATATGCTTCAAGATTACATCCCCAGCCTCAAAATGTCGAGCGACGACTCATCTGGCTCCGTCTCCTCGGATATCTCGTCTCAACAGCTCTCGAGGGAGCAAGTCAAGCTTCTCCATTCTGATAACTCGTCGTCGGGTTCACCGGTTCATGACCCATCTTTCAAGTGTTTCTCCATCTCGGACTTGAAGAAGAAAGTCATGGCTGGGTTGTGTAAAAACTACGACAAAGAAGGGCAATGGAG GTACTTGGTTCTAGGCCAAGCATGTTGCCACCTAGGCCTAATGGAGGACGCCATGGTCTTGCTCCAAACCGGGAAACGCCTCGCCTCCGCCGCGTTCCGCCGAGAAAGCATTTGTTGGTCCGATGACAATTTCACCCTCCCCGTCATTATAACCACCTCAGACATCTCTTCCGCCGCAACGCCTCCCCGCAACGTCAGCTCTCTCTCCCAGTCCGAAAACATTTCCCACCTCCTATCCCACATCAAGCTCCTCATCCGCCGCAAAAGCGCCGCAATCGCTGCCTCGGATGCCGGCCTATACTCAGAATCCATCCGCCATTTCTCGAAAATCGTTGACGGCCGCCGCCCTGCCTCTCAGGGCTTCCTCGCAGAGTGTTACATGCACCGAGCCTCCGCTTACAAGGCCTCGGGTCGCATAGCCGAGTCGATCTCGGATTGCAACAAGACCTTAGCCCTCGATCCTACTTCCATCCAAGCGCTTGAAACCAGGGCCGAACTGTTGGAAACAATACGCTGTTTGCCCGACTGTTTGCACGACCTTGAACACTTGAAGCTcctttacaattcaatcatgcGTGATAGAAAGCTTCCAGGTCCACCATGGAAGCGTCACAATGTGAGGTACAGGGAGATACCAGGGAAGCTCTGTGCATTAACGGCTAAGATTCAACGATTGAAGCAAAGGGTAGCTTCAGGGGAGACCGGGAATGTCGATTACTACGCATTGATTGGTTTAAAACGTGGGTGCTCGAGGTCTGAATTAGAGAGGGCGCATTTGCTGCTTTGTTTAAGGCACAAGCCCGATAAAGCCACCGGCTTTATCGACCGGTGCGAGTTGGCCGACGAGCGGGATCTCGACTCGGTTAAAGACAGAGCCAAGATGTCGGCTTTGCTCCTATATAGATTGCTTCAAAAGGGGTATTCTAGCGTGATGTCTGCTATTATGGATGAAGAAGCGGCTGAGAAGCAAAGGAAGAAAGCTGCGGCGGCGACGGCGGCTTTACAAGCAGCAATTCAAGTGCAGCAAACACAGTGTTGTAACTCTAAATTGGAACCTGAAACTGGTTTCAATGACAGGGTTAATTCGGGTGAAAACAAAGCCGCAACAAATGCGTTTCAAGGTGTGTTTTGCAGGGATCTCGCTGCGGTCGGGAGTTTGCTATCACAAGTTGGGTTTAATCGTCCGATTCCGGTGAAGTACGAGGCGCTGAGCTGCTGA
- the LOC107918319 gene encoding uncharacterized protein, with the protein MGNYISTATCFPSDSTGKVILWDGTVQDFGGPVEAAELMVEHPQQVVVEFNAGVNQKRLIPLPADHKLDVKKLYIMLPMKRGKPIALSSEEACRVLSSANSVSRSKSILSSSPMCVPLFARICTADYRVLEGMGQKLPLQKKESAGGERPEEIRCLTELFPESWENLPVYLNRQFSGKGWKPSLDTIKEKKVERKFKIPHWLF; encoded by the coding sequence ATGGGTAACTATATTAGCACTGCCACATGCTTTCCATCTGATTCTACCGGGAAAGTAATTCTATGGGACGGCACAGTTCAGGATTTCGGCGGGCCTGTGGAAGCTGCAGAGCTGATGGTGGAGCATCCGCAGCAAGTGGTCGTGGAGTTCAACGCTGGAGTTAATCAAAAGAGGCTAATCCCATTGCCGGCAGACCATAAACTCGACGTAAAAAAGCTTTACATAATGCTACCTATGAAACGTGGGAAGCCGATCGCGTTGTCGTCGGAGGAAGCTTGCCGTGTACTGTCGAGCGCGAATTCGGTGTCGAGATCAAAATCGATCTTATCGTCGTCCCCGATGTGTGTTCCTTTGTTTGCGAGGATTTGCACTGCGGATTATCGTGTACTCGAAGGGATGGGACAAAAGTTGCCGTTGCAGAAGAAGGAAAGTGCGGGCGGTGAGAGGCCGGAGGAGATTCGATGTTTGACGGAGTTGTTTCCAGAGAGTTGGGAAAATCTGCCGGTGTATTTGAATAGGCAATTTTCAGGCAAGGGATGGAAACCGAGCTTGGATACTATAAAGGAGAAGAAGGTTGAGAGAAAGTTTAAAATCCCACATTGGTTGTTTTAG